One Pseudomonadota bacterium DNA segment encodes these proteins:
- a CDS encoding DUF4384 domain-containing protein, translated as MLISSQDFFDAHSGLSLPLAVQLRGKFISEMKRRGARVLLPGSNEDQYLILQGSWQGEGEFLALDLKIIALGQDGPEAVAAASAKLLKKRLDENALIADLDSWGRYLLRKLELQVRNRQRRSVYLRAFQIKGNLREKGDLGIYLNDWLRPALAENNLFRVLDPQHELCRLDVEQLRTRGGLPQNRRAGPETDSDLTADLIRADTELWGSAWSNRRQLEIRISILDPGGIQISAASATVPENLFPDYLVDREGQAKGLVAAGELDSEQVSLGGLRVELSSNRGDHRPRYYQGEQIRFLVRLNRPAWVYLFYLNPDGSAVLLYPLDRRQRFDSQAPPLKANHLLVLPDDGCPYDLKVSPPFGVDRVLAIAGENRLTPPPGELLDQESAAQFFADLRRAATDAHTGHAEARLELITLAKPVSVR; from the coding sequence GTGCTGATCAGCAGCCAGGATTTTTTTGACGCCCACAGCGGTCTCAGCCTGCCCTTGGCGGTGCAGCTGCGGGGCAAATTCATCAGCGAGATGAAACGCCGGGGAGCCCGCGTGCTGCTGCCCGGCAGCAACGAGGACCAATACCTGATTCTGCAAGGCAGCTGGCAGGGCGAAGGCGAGTTTCTGGCGCTGGATTTAAAAATCATCGCCCTCGGTCAGGACGGCCCGGAAGCCGTGGCCGCGGCCAGCGCCAAGCTGCTGAAAAAACGCCTCGACGAAAACGCCCTGATCGCCGATCTCGACTCCTGGGGTCGCTACCTGCTGCGCAAGCTGGAACTGCAGGTCAGAAACCGACAACGCCGCAGCGTCTATTTACGCGCCTTTCAGATAAAGGGGAATTTGCGGGAAAAAGGTGACCTGGGAATTTATCTCAACGACTGGCTGCGCCCGGCCCTGGCCGAAAACAACCTCTTTCGTGTGCTCGACCCCCAGCACGAGCTCTGTCGGCTTGATGTCGAACAGTTGCGGACCCGGGGCGGCCTGCCGCAAAACCGCCGGGCCGGGCCGGAAACCGACTCCGACCTGACCGCCGATCTGATTCGGGCCGACACCGAGCTCTGGGGCAGCGCCTGGAGTAATCGCCGCCAGCTGGAGATTCGGATTTCCATTCTCGATCCCGGCGGCATCCAGATCAGCGCCGCCTCGGCCACGGTGCCGGAGAACCTGTTTCCCGACTATCTGGTCGACCGCGAAGGTCAGGCCAAAGGCCTGGTTGCCGCCGGAGAGCTAGACTCCGAACAGGTCAGCCTTGGCGGTCTGCGGGTGGAGCTCAGCAGTAACCGCGGCGACCACCGGCCCCGTTATTATCAGGGCGAGCAGATTCGTTTTCTGGTCCGCCTCAATCGCCCCGCCTGGGTTTATCTGTTCTATCTCAACCCGGACGGTTCGGCCGTCCTGCTCTATCCGCTTGACCGGCGGCAGCGTTTCGATTCCCAGGCGCCCCCTCTGAAGGCCAATCATCTTCTGGTCCTGCCCGACGACGGCTGTCCCTATGACCTTAAAGTCAGCCCGCCTTTCGGCGTTGACCGGGTTCTGGCCATCGCCGGCGAAAACCGGCTGACCCCACCACCCGGCGAACTGCTCGACCAAGAGAGCGCCGCTCAGTTCTTCGCCGATCTCCGCCGCGCCGCGACCGACGCGCACACCGGCCATGCCGAAGCCCGTCTGGAACTGATCACCCTGGCCAAACCCGTCAGCGTTCGTTGA